CCGATTCTCTTATATCACTTAAAACCGGTCTGTGATCCGACCTTGCCTCTGGTGCACGGGAAAGCTGTGATAAGGTAATTATGGGTACCTGAAGTTCCCTTGCAAGTCCTTTAAGGGACCTTGAAATCTCCGATACCTCTTGCTGTCGGCTTTCCGGATTTCCTCTACCCTGCATTAGTTGTAGATAATCAATAAGCACCATTCCAAGGTTCTTTTCAAGTTTCAGCCGTCTACATTTTGCTCTAATATCCATTACGGAGATACCCGGGGTATCATCTATGTAAATAGGTGCTGTTGAAAGGGGAGCCATTGCCGCCGCCAATTTGGGCCAGTCATCATCATCAAGGTTTCCTGTCCGAAGTTTCTGACTGTCGATGTTTGCTGTTGAGCATATCATCCTGTTAACAAGCTGCTCCTTTGACATCTCAAGACTAAATATGGCAACAGGCAGATTCGTAAATAATGCGGCATTCTGTGCTATATTTAAAGCAAAAGATGTTTTCCCCATGGAAGGTCTTGCAGCAACTAAAATAAAATCAGAAGGCTGAAAACCTGATGTTTTTAAGTCCAGGTCTGGAAAGCCTGAAGGAATACCCGTTAAATGCCCTTTGTTTTTATACAGCTTCTCTATATTGTAAAATGTACTCATTAAAACATCTTTAATTGGCGCAAAATTGCTTGTATTCCTACCCTGTGCAATATCAAATATTTTTTGTTCTGCTATATCAAGAACATTGTGAACATCATCCTCTTGATATCCCATTTCCATTATTTCTGATGATGCCTTGATAAGCCTTCTTAATATAGCCTTTTCCCGCACAAGAGAAGCATAATGGGGAACATTTGCCGTTGATATAACACTGGAGGATAAATTGGTTATATATTCGATACCGCCAACAGCTTCTAATAAGTTCTGCCTTCTAAGTTCATCAACAATTGTAATAAGGTCAACAGGTATGTTTTTTTCAAACATATCCATTATTATCTCAAAAAGTTTTTTATTCGATTCTTTATAAAAATCTTCTCCCTTTAATACCTCCGATGCATCAATAATTGCATCTCTGGATAAAAGCATGGAACCCAATATAGACTGTTCGGCTTCAATATTTTGAGGAGGAATTTTGTTCCATTTCATTTCTTAACCCCCTTAAAATATTATTATTCTGCTTCTATTTGAATTTTTACCTTAGCTGAAACACCCGGATATAATTTTATATCCACATTGAAGCTTCCCGTTGACCTTATAGCTTCAGGAAGATTTATTTTCTTTTTATCAATATCAAATCCCTTTCTATTTAATACGTCCTGTATATCCTTTGATGTAATAGAACCAAATAGTTTTCCATTCTCACCAGCTTTCACTTTTAAAACGATGGTCTCCAGGGCGATTTTTTTCGCAATTTCCTGTGCTTTTTCCATTTCCTGCTGTCTTTTTTTCTCTTCAGCTTTTTTCTTTTCATTTAATGCATGAAGATTTGCTTTTGTTGCATCTGTTGCAAGCCCCTTTGGCAAAAGATAATTTCTCCCGTAACCATCACTTACATTAACAATTTCCCCAGCCTTTCCAATACCTTTAACATCTTTATTTAATATTACCTTCATTATTCTTCACCTTCCTTTAAATATTCATTAATCGCTTTCTTTAAATCTATTAAAACTTCATCAAGAGGTTTTTTTACCTGTGCGCCTGCAACTGTAAGATGTCCACCGCCATCAAGTTTTTCAAGAATAACCTGAACATTTATATCACCAAGTGAACGCCCACTTATTATCACATCATTTTCTCGCTTTAATAATACAAAAGATGCCTGAACACCTTTTATATTCAAAAGTTCATCCGCAGCTTGTGAAATTATTACGTTATTAGCATCCTCCGGACTTATCGCTATCGCAATTCCATCATTGGTAATCTCTGCATTTTTAACTATTGTCGATTTCATTATATATGATTTAAAATCATTTTGAAACAGTATTTTTATAGATGTCGTATCTGCACCTTTTCTTCTTAAATATGAAGCAGCTTCAAATGTCCTGACACCAGTCCTAAATGTGAAGTTTTTTGTATCAACCGCAATACCGGCAAGAAGCGCTTCCGCTTCAATAGGTTTTATATCTATTCTATCTTTTATATATTGCAAAATCTCTGTTACAAGCTCACTGGCTGATGAAGCATATGGCTCAAGGTATACAAGCAAAGCCTTATCAATAAAATCTCTTCCCCTTCTATGGTGATCTATGACAATTATCCTTTCAATTAAATCTAATATTTCCGGATTTGTTAAATACTCAGGTCTATGAGTATCTACCACTATAAGAAGTGAATTTTTATCTATACTGTTTTTTGCATCGCTTATGTTTATAAATGGATTATCATAATCTTCTTCATCTTCTATTTTTTGTAGCATTGAT
This is a stretch of genomic DNA from Aceticella autotrophica. It encodes these proteins:
- the dnaB gene encoding replicative DNA helicase; translated protein: MKWNKIPPQNIEAEQSILGSMLLSRDAIIDASEVLKGEDFYKESNKKLFEIIMDMFEKNIPVDLITIVDELRRQNLLEAVGGIEYITNLSSSVISTANVPHYASLVREKAILRRLIKASSEIMEMGYQEDDVHNVLDIAEQKIFDIAQGRNTSNFAPIKDVLMSTFYNIEKLYKNKGHLTGIPSGFPDLDLKTSGFQPSDFILVAARPSMGKTSFALNIAQNAALFTNLPVAIFSLEMSKEQLVNRMICSTANIDSQKLRTGNLDDDDWPKLAAAMAPLSTAPIYIDDTPGISVMDIRAKCRRLKLEKNLGMVLIDYLQLMQGRGNPESRQQEVSEISRSLKGLARELQVPIITLSQLSRAPEARSDHRPVLSDIRESGAIEQDADIVMFLYRDDYYNKDSEKKNIAELIIAKHRNGPTGTVELLWMGQFTKFVSIDKFRDE
- the rplI gene encoding 50S ribosomal protein L9 — translated: MKVILNKDVKGIGKAGEIVNVSDGYGRNYLLPKGLATDATKANLHALNEKKKAEEKKRQQEMEKAQEIAKKIALETIVLKVKAGENGKLFGSITSKDIQDVLNRKGFDIDKKKINLPEAIRSTGSFNVDIKLYPGVSAKVKIQIEAE